In Ctenopharyngodon idella isolate HZGC_01 chromosome 2, HZGC01, whole genome shotgun sequence, the following are encoded in one genomic region:
- the LOC127502091 gene encoding selenoprotein F-like encodes MCLTHFLLNPARGRETIMAGEVYLLWLLPLLQTLASYGAELSSEACRELGFSSNLLCSSCDLLGQFSLNQLDLPCRQCCQEEAQLESRKLYPGAILEVCGUKLGRFPQVQAFVRSDKPKMFRGLQIKYVRGSDPVLKLLDDNGNIAEELSILKWNTDSVEEFLSEKLDRI; translated from the exons ATGTGTTTGACGCACTTCCTGCTGAACCCAGCGAGAGGAAGAGAAACAATCATGGCGGGGGAAGTGTACCTGCTTTGGTTACTGCCGTTATTACAAACG CTGGCGTCTTATGGAGCGGAGCTCTCCTCTGAGGCGTGCAGGGAGCTGGGCTTCTCCAGCAATCTCCTGTGTAGCTCCTGTGACCTCCTGGGGCAGTTCAGCCTGAACCAGTTAGACCTTCCATGCAGACAGTGCTGCCAAGAGGAGGCTCAGCTGGAGTCTAGGAAG CTCTACCCAGGAGCCATCCTTGAGGTCTGTGGATGAAAATTGGGGAGGTTCCCTCAAGTCCAAG CTTTTGTCAGGAGTGACAAGCCAAAGATGTTCAGGGGTCTTCAAATCAAG TATGTGAGAGGCTCAGACCCTGTACTAAAGCTGCTGGACGATAATGGGAACATTGCTGAGGAGCTCAGCATCCTCAAGTGGAACACAGACAGCGTTGAAGAATTTCTTAGTGAGAAGTTAGATCGAATTTAA